One window of the Desulforamulus hydrothermalis Lam5 = DSM 18033 genome contains the following:
- a CDS encoding endonuclease/exonuclease/phosphatase family protein has translation MLTIRVVSYNIRHARGLDHRVDLNRVAQVLGAGKAQLIGLQEVDKHMPRSFFQHQAKILGRWLRKSWVFAPNLTWGAAQYGNAVLCGWPIVSYRQYLLPSQGEQRGLLETEIALPAGTVSFFCTHLGLNQQERLQQAEEILRIVTRTNRPVILVGDFNDRPDSPVYRLITSVLRDAAADSGEDAATYPAGQPTERIDYVFISPAWQVLASFPMQANASDHLPLAVDLQLGPESVQPTPVKFL, from the coding sequence TTGCTAACAATCCGGGTGGTCAGTTACAATATTCGTCATGCCCGGGGACTGGATCACAGGGTTGATTTAAACCGGGTGGCCCAGGTGCTTGGTGCCGGCAAAGCTCAGCTAATAGGGCTGCAGGAAGTTGATAAGCACATGCCGCGCAGTTTTTTTCAGCACCAGGCTAAAATTTTAGGGCGTTGGCTAAGAAAAAGCTGGGTCTTTGCCCCCAATTTGACCTGGGGGGCAGCCCAGTATGGCAATGCCGTGTTATGCGGCTGGCCAATTGTCAGCTACCGACAATATTTGCTGCCCAGCCAGGGGGAACAAAGGGGCTTGTTAGAAACGGAAATTGCCCTGCCCGCCGGTACGGTAAGTTTTTTTTGCACCCATTTGGGGCTTAACCAGCAAGAAAGATTACAGCAGGCCGAGGAAATACTGCGTATTGTCACACGCACAAACCGGCCGGTAATTTTGGTGGGAGATTTTAACGACCGGCCGGACTCGCCGGTGTACCGCCTGATAACTTCTGTGCTGCGGGATGCAGCTGCGGACAGCGGGGAAGATGCGGCTACCTACCCGGCCGGCCAACCCACTGAAAGAATAGATTATGTGTTTATATCGCCGGCGTGGCAGGTGTTGGCAAGTTTCCCTATGCAGGCCAACGCTTCCGACCACCTGCCCCTGGCGGTGGATTTGCAGTTAGGCCCGGAAAGTGTGCAGCCGACACCGGTTAAGTTTTTATAA
- the lipA gene encoding lipoyl synthase translates to MAGQFPDWMRRKVIYTADLPRTRELLKDLSVHTVCQGARCPNLSECFSRRTATFMILGDTCTRGCRFCAVTKGTPAAVDEAEPARVAEAACRLGLKHVVITSVTRDDLPDGGANQFVRTMQAIRQRLPGATVEVLTPDFGGNRAAIRQVAEAAPEVYNHNVETVPRLYPTVRPQAHYQRSLQLLQLVKEQDPGILTKSGLMVGLGETREEVLGVMEDLRKVACDLLTIGQYLRPSHRHLAVQEYVTPETYAYYRRMGQSMGFQQVAAGPYVRSSYQADQLIK, encoded by the coding sequence ATGGCAGGTCAATTTCCTGACTGGATGCGGCGGAAAGTAATCTACACCGCAGATTTGCCCCGCACCAGGGAGTTGCTAAAAGACTTATCTGTGCATACGGTTTGCCAGGGAGCCCGCTGCCCCAATTTATCCGAGTGTTTTTCCCGCCGGACAGCCACTTTTATGATCCTCGGCGATACCTGTACCCGGGGCTGCCGCTTTTGTGCCGTAACCAAGGGAACCCCGGCAGCGGTGGATGAAGCAGAACCGGCACGGGTGGCTGAAGCGGCCTGCCGGCTGGGGCTAAAACACGTGGTAATCACTTCGGTAACCCGGGACGACCTGCCGGACGGCGGCGCCAACCAGTTTGTCCGCACCATGCAGGCTATCCGGCAGCGCTTGCCCGGGGCAACCGTGGAAGTTTTAACCCCGGATTTCGGGGGTAACCGGGCGGCCATCCGGCAGGTGGCAGAGGCCGCACCGGAGGTTTATAATCACAATGTGGAAACCGTACCCCGGCTGTACCCGACAGTGCGTCCCCAGGCCCACTATCAGCGTTCCTTGCAGCTTTTGCAGCTGGTAAAAGAACAAGACCCCGGCATTTTAACGAAATCCGGCCTGATGGTGGGGTTGGGGGAAACCAGAGAGGAAGTGCTGGGTGTAATGGAAGATTTAAGAAAGGTGGCTTGTGACCTGTTAACTATTGGGCAGTACCTTAGACCAAGCCACCGGCACCTGGCTGTACAGGAGTATGTAACTCCCGAGACCTATGCATATTACCGCCGCATGGGGCAAAGCATGGGCTTTCAGCAAGTGGCGGCCGGGCCCTATGTGCGCAGCTCTTACCAGGCGGATCAACTGATAAAATAA
- the lpdA gene encoding dihydrolipoyl dehydrogenase: MTYRVVVIGGGPGGYVAAIRAAQMGAKVALVEQDEVGGTCLNRGCIPTKALVEGAATLHKIRRAAEFGIRLGEVTVNYAKLVERKDAVVKKLVAGVQYLLKKNKVDCLRGTAKLAGPGKVAVYLPEGGTMELVAENIILATGTRPAILETLGYDGHRVVTSNEALAWQTVPPSLLIIGGGVVGCEFACIFAEMGSQVTIAEAMPGILPMADRDVARLLQTLLKRRGINIKTGVKITGVEKSGNLVTALLEGGETLQADKILISVGRVMNTEGLGLEEAGVRLGQRGEVPVNEYLATEVPGIYAVGDITGKAQLAHLASAQALVAVDNILGQPRAMKYDLVPNCIFTAPEVAGVGLTVQQCEEKGIKPKVGKFPFMASGKAAAMGETDGFVKILADPATDKVLGVHIIGPHATDLIAEAALAMELGATVGQISRVIHAHPTLAESFLEAAEAVHGRAIHI, from the coding sequence TTGACTTACCGGGTGGTAGTTATTGGCGGCGGGCCGGGTGGTTATGTGGCGGCCATCCGGGCTGCTCAAATGGGCGCCAAAGTGGCCCTGGTGGAACAGGATGAGGTGGGCGGCACCTGCCTTAACCGGGGCTGCATTCCCACCAAAGCACTGGTCGAGGGAGCGGCAACCCTGCATAAAATCCGCCGGGCAGCGGAGTTCGGTATCCGGCTGGGTGAGGTAACCGTTAATTACGCCAAGCTGGTGGAGCGCAAGGATGCGGTGGTCAAAAAACTGGTGGCCGGCGTGCAATACTTATTAAAAAAAAATAAGGTCGACTGCCTGCGAGGCACCGCCAAACTGGCCGGCCCCGGCAAAGTGGCGGTTTATTTGCCGGAGGGGGGAACCATGGAACTGGTGGCAGAAAATATTATTTTAGCCACCGGCACCCGGCCGGCAATTTTAGAAACTTTAGGCTACGACGGCCACCGGGTAGTGACATCCAATGAAGCCCTGGCCTGGCAAACAGTGCCGCCCAGCTTGTTAATAATTGGCGGCGGAGTGGTGGGCTGCGAGTTTGCCTGCATTTTTGCCGAAATGGGCAGCCAGGTTACCATTGCCGAGGCCATGCCCGGTATCCTGCCCATGGCTGACCGGGATGTGGCACGCCTGTTGCAAACCCTGCTGAAACGCCGGGGCATCAACATAAAAACCGGGGTAAAGATTACCGGGGTGGAAAAGTCGGGCAATCTTGTAACCGCCTTGTTGGAAGGCGGGGAAACGCTTCAGGCAGATAAAATTCTTATTTCGGTAGGGCGGGTAATGAATACGGAAGGCCTGGGGTTGGAAGAAGCCGGTGTCCGGCTGGGGCAGCGGGGCGAGGTGCCGGTGAACGAATACCTTGCTACCGAGGTGCCGGGCATTTACGCCGTCGGTGACATTACGGGCAAAGCCCAGTTGGCTCACCTGGCGTCTGCCCAGGCTCTGGTGGCGGTGGACAACATCCTGGGACAGCCGCGGGCCATGAAGTATGACCTGGTGCCTAACTGTATATTTACTGCCCCGGAAGTGGCCGGCGTGGGGCTGACCGTTCAGCAGTGTGAAGAAAAGGGTATCAAGCCTAAGGTGGGCAAGTTTCCCTTTATGGCCTCCGGCAAAGCAGCCGCCATGGGCGAAACCGACGGCTTTGTGAAAATACTGGCCGATCCGGCCACAGACAAGGTGCTGGGAGTACATATCATAGGGCCCCATGCCACTGATTTAATTGCCGAAGCGGCCCTGGCCATGGAACTGGGGGCTACCGTAGGGCAAATCAGCCGGGTCATCCATGCCCATCCTACCCTGGCAGAATCTTTTTTAGAAGCTGCGGAAGCGGTGCATGGCCGGGCTATTCACATTTAA